Proteins found in one Maridesulfovibrio sp. genomic segment:
- the mtnP gene encoding S-methyl-5'-thioadenosine phosphorylase, translated as MAVIGIIGGSGLDNPDILKDAKDSEVKNIWGAPSSPIKSGKISGKEVHIIGRHGREHTIPPTYVNNRANIQALKDLGCDCILATTAVGSLREEIDRGHLVIIDQFIDFTRKRELTFHQTFAPHAPVHTPMAEPFDADLRAKMTAACNELGITAHDKGTVVTIEGPRFSTRAESHMFRAWGADIINMSTAPEAILANEAGIPYAAVAMSTDYDCWKTDEAPVTWDDILAIFKANAENVTSMLIKTIEQI; from the coding sequence ATGGCAGTAATCGGCATAATCGGCGGCAGCGGACTTGATAACCCCGACATTCTTAAAGACGCAAAAGATTCCGAAGTCAAAAATATATGGGGCGCCCCCAGCTCTCCCATCAAATCCGGTAAAATTTCCGGAAAAGAAGTACATATAATAGGACGGCACGGGCGCGAGCACACCATCCCCCCCACTTATGTGAACAACCGGGCCAACATTCAGGCACTTAAAGATCTTGGCTGCGACTGCATTCTAGCCACTACCGCCGTCGGTTCCCTGCGTGAGGAAATAGATCGCGGACATCTGGTAATTATCGATCAGTTCATCGACTTCACCCGCAAACGCGAGCTTACTTTTCACCAGACTTTTGCTCCGCACGCCCCGGTTCATACCCCTATGGCTGAACCCTTTGATGCTGATCTGCGCGCAAAAATGACCGCCGCCTGCAACGAACTCGGGATAACTGCACATGACAAGGGAACAGTGGTAACAATTGAAGGGCCACGATTTTCAACCCGTGCAGAATCACATATGTTCCGTGCATGGGGAGCCGACATAATCAACATGTCCACCGCCCCTGAAGCTATTCTCGCCAACGAGGCCGGTATACCTTACGCCGCAGTTGCCATGTCTACCGACTATGACTGCTGGAAAACTGATGAAGCTCCCGTCACATGGGATGACATTCTTGCCATTTTCAAAGCCAATGCCGAGAACGTAACCTCCATGTTGATTAAAACTATCGAACAGATTTAA
- a CDS encoding adenine phosphoribosyltransferase: MNLRDYIRDVPDFPKEGIVYFDITPLLAEPKAFQYTIDQLAERFADYKIDKIAAAEARGFIFGAPLASKLGIGFVPIRKPGKLPYETISVSYDLEYGTDNLSMHIDAVEKDENILLIDDVLATGGTAEGMVKLIEKAGGNVSAMGFIAELSFLDGKNKLSGVDISSLIQL; this comes from the coding sequence ATGAACCTGAGGGACTATATCCGCGATGTACCCGACTTCCCCAAGGAAGGGATCGTTTACTTTGACATTACCCCGCTTCTGGCTGAGCCTAAAGCTTTTCAATATACCATTGATCAATTAGCGGAACGATTTGCTGATTACAAAATAGATAAAATTGCAGCTGCCGAGGCACGCGGCTTTATTTTCGGTGCTCCGCTGGCCAGCAAATTGGGTATCGGCTTTGTTCCTATTCGTAAACCGGGCAAACTACCCTACGAAACCATCTCCGTTAGCTATGACCTTGAGTACGGAACCGATAACCTGAGCATGCACATCGACGCAGTCGAAAAGGACGAAAACATCCTGCTTATCGACGATGTTCTTGCAACCGGCGGCACAGCTGAAGGAATGGTAAAACTGATTGAAAAAGCCGGCGGCAATGTCTCAGCTATGGGTTTCATTGCCGAGCTCAGCTTCCTCGACGGGAAAAACAAGCTAAGCGGCGTTGATATCAGCAGCCTGATCCAGCTTTAA
- a CDS encoding amidohydrolase, translating into MQPTKCDLIIKGSYILTQDEDRKLIKGGAVAISGSDISAVGISTEIESGWIADEVVDCGKSVIMPGLINSHTHVPMTLMRGVADDLPLLDWLHNYMFPIESGLTKDLVELGARIGCAEMIAGGTTAFIDGYMYEDMVGKAVDEAGMKAVLGEGFFKFPSPFFKTAQDAWDEIENLNAQFSENARIKTAITPHAVFTTDPDQLAESMEIAERMDLLWQIHAAESVPETELTLNTFGKRPVEILKEYGLLRERTRLHHCVDVTDEEIGWIMESGAMVAHNPQSNLKLGSGICPLTKLLEAGIHCGLGTDGAASNNNLDMFDEMRTAAMLQKGFLQNPEAMPAQTVLDMATVNGARFLGFEDTGALNTGMKADIIVINMDKMHLKPVYNPLSHAIYSAGGQDVCLTVCDGKVLYQNGKFSTLDVETISREAEKAVEWALRRLEKR; encoded by the coding sequence ATGCAACCGACCAAATGTGACCTGATCATTAAAGGATCGTACATTCTCACTCAGGATGAAGATCGTAAGCTGATTAAAGGCGGAGCTGTTGCCATCAGCGGTTCTGATATTTCCGCTGTGGGAATCTCGACCGAGATTGAATCCGGATGGATTGCGGATGAAGTTGTTGACTGTGGCAAGTCCGTTATCATGCCTGGATTAATTAATTCGCATACTCACGTGCCTATGACCCTCATGCGCGGAGTTGCGGACGATCTACCCTTGCTTGACTGGCTGCATAACTACATGTTTCCCATTGAATCAGGACTGACAAAGGATCTGGTGGAACTGGGGGCAAGGATAGGTTGCGCCGAAATGATCGCGGGCGGAACGACTGCCTTTATTGACGGCTATATGTATGAAGATATGGTCGGCAAAGCTGTTGATGAGGCAGGAATGAAGGCCGTGCTGGGAGAAGGATTCTTCAAATTCCCTTCACCGTTTTTCAAAACCGCACAGGATGCATGGGACGAGATTGAAAATCTGAATGCACAATTTTCTGAAAATGCTCGAATCAAAACGGCAATAACGCCGCACGCTGTTTTCACTACCGACCCGGACCAATTGGCCGAAAGTATGGAAATAGCCGAACGTATGGACCTGCTCTGGCAGATTCACGCTGCTGAATCCGTACCTGAGACAGAACTTACTTTGAACACTTTCGGAAAAAGGCCGGTTGAGATTCTTAAAGAGTACGGTCTACTGCGCGAGCGTACCCGCCTGCATCACTGCGTAGATGTAACGGATGAAGAAATCGGCTGGATAATGGAATCAGGGGCCATGGTCGCCCATAACCCGCAATCCAACCTCAAGTTGGGGTCCGGTATCTGCCCGCTGACGAAACTCCTTGAAGCTGGAATCCACTGCGGTCTAGGTACGGACGGAGCCGCCAGCAACAACAATCTCGATATGTTTGACGAAATGCGCACGGCAGCCATGCTCCAAAAAGGTTTTCTGCAGAATCCGGAAGCCATGCCAGCGCAGACGGTGCTGGACATGGCGACCGTTAACGGGGCGCGTTTTCTAGGTTTTGAGGACACCGGAGCACTTAATACAGGCATGAAAGCGGACATCATCGTTATAAATATGGACAAGATGCACCTTAAGCCTGTATACAACCCCCTCTCACATGCAATTTACTCCGCTGGTGGGCAGGATGTCTGCCTGACGGTCTGTGACGGGAAGGTGCTATACCAAAACGGAAAATTTTCTACTCTGGATGTAGAAACTATTTCCCGGGAAGCTGAAAAGGCCGTAGAATGGGCCTTGCGGCGACTTGAGAAGCGCTAA
- a CDS encoding FlxA-like family protein, with the protein MSFDFRIDAGTPQSYAASTAKSAPVEEIEEKSTRLTMGKNDGDTVSISQAGQDKLAAMQGGVAAESAGGGSESSNSVEEQIKRIQEQIEKIKKELEQLKQDPEGNKEMISAKQNELMQLQGQLMELQGQQAEASGTSSKGGTRAQGMSNSLT; encoded by the coding sequence ATGAGTTTTGATTTTCGTATTGATGCCGGAACACCGCAATCATATGCAGCTTCAACTGCTAAGAGTGCTCCAGTGGAAGAAATTGAGGAAAAATCAACCAGACTGACCATGGGCAAAAATGACGGAGACACAGTTTCCATCTCTCAGGCTGGACAGGACAAACTTGCGGCCATGCAGGGAGGCGTTGCTGCCGAATCTGCTGGAGGCGGATCTGAATCAAGCAATAGTGTTGAAGAACAGATCAAACGCATTCAGGAACAGATAGAGAAGATCAAGAAAGAGCTCGAACAACTGAAGCAGGATCCCGAGGGCAACAAAGAAATGATTTCCGCAAAGCAGAATGAATTGATGCAATTGCAGGGACAGTTGATGGAATTACAGGGACAACAGGCTGAAGCATCTGGAACCAGCAGTAAAGGCGGAACCCGCGCTCAGGGCATGAGCAACTCGCTTACTTAG